A genomic stretch from Cydia amplana chromosome 1, ilCydAmpl1.1, whole genome shotgun sequence includes:
- the LOC134650909 gene encoding transcription initiation factor TFIID subunit 7-like, with product MHVAEASTVEKRTKKKASRTSFHKCISFLLNLTMNRREPDYPVELESQFIMRLPTEPAKALRELLKSGDNFKNRLSIQFENDMRHGEVRFDHWLLHAKIVDLPTIIESLKTIDRKSVYKTADICQMMICKEELDPVPTEDESPKKKKDPLKVDKKYLHPHGITPPTKNIRKRRFRKTLRKKCMEAPEIEKEVKRLLRADNEAVSVTWEVIQEEDEVKHEPSASTSTKAEKTKPKKEQNIKRDLVESSSKVEDIFGGAVSDSDAEDDNVNVDVDDRLSSYDDHFSDTNSIYGASDFKGGNLATQFKPEMFSTTQGMNEPQPSSSRQMDMEMGGQEQFSVDDFLQSADKSGVSYKLQQISAELEELKQRRQRTQHEIAGLENQTLRQRFQDILQTLNQDIMYKELEYQNLQRQK from the exons atgCATGTAGCTGAAGCAAGTACAGTTGAA AAAAGGACGAAAAAAAAGGCGAGTAGAACTTCATTTCATAAGTGTATATCgtttttgttaaatttaacCATGAATAGACGTGAGCCAGATTACCCCGTAGAGTTAGAATCTCAATTTATAATGAGGTTACCAACCGAACCAGCTAAAGCCCTTCGTGAGCTTTTAAAATCCGGGGATAATTTTAAAAACAGACTTAGTATTCAATTTGAAAACGATATGAGGCATGGCGAAGTACGCTTCGATCACTGGCTGCTTCATGCAAAGATCGTTGACTTGCCCACTATAATCGAATCGTTAAAAACCATTGACAGAAAGAGTGTTTACAAAACTGCGGATATATGTCAAATGATGATATGCAAAGAAGAATTAGACCCCGTACCTACGGAGGACGAGTCGCCAAAAAAGAAGAAAGATCCTCTTAAAGTTGATAAGAAATATCTTCATCCTCACGGCATCACACCACCaaccaaaaacataagaaagAGGCGTTTCCGGAAGACTTTGCGCAAGAAGTGCATGGAGGCCCCTGAAATAGAAAAAGAAGTAAAGAGACTGCTGCGCGCTGATAATGAAGCTGTGAGTGTCACGTGGGAGGTGATCCAGGAGGAGGATGAAGTGAAACACGAGCCCAGCGCATCAACATCAACTAAAGCAGAGAAAACTAAACCAAAGAAGGAACAAAACATTAAACGAGACTTGGTGGAGAGCTCATCTAAGGTTGAGGACATATTTGGTGGTGCCGTCAGTGACAGTGATGCCGAAGATGATAATGTAAATGTTGATGTAGATGACAGGTTATCCTCGTATGATGATCATTTCTCGGACACCAACTCTATTTACGGTGCCAGCGACTTTAAAGGAGGAAATCTAGCTACTCAATTTAAACCTGAAATGTTTAGCACCACACAAGGAATGAATGAGCCACAACCCTCATCAAGTCGCCAAATGGACATGGAAATGGGCGGCCAGGAGCAATTTTCTGTAGATGACTTCTTGCAGTCAGCAGATAAGAGTGGTGTAAGTTACAAGCTGCAGCAGATCAGCGCTGAGCTTGAAGAACTGAAGCAGCGCCGTCAGCGTACCCAGCATGAGATAGCTGGGCTGGAGAACCAGACCCTTCGGCAGAGGTTCCAAGACATTCTACAGACTCTCAACCAAGATATCATGTACAAGGAATTGGAATACCAAAACCTGCAGaggcaaaaataa